One window of the Runella slithyformis DSM 19594 genome contains the following:
- a CDS encoding ATP-binding protein, whose amino-acid sequence MKKYCTLFLLLLPFFSQSQQVGINIQRGEFFFKNDRWKFRAGDSLEWAKPEYNDGHWQKAGLSLRDNKALWQAQKGWFRLQFSFSQTSLKKDYNLILKQFGQSELYVDGQLVASAKASDPQDSTSQVKLMQIPFNIKDTNTHVIALRYSFRSSPLYYASTDQEAFKIWLEPSHQSMINQLVNTAWNAGVGSMLAGLFGILSLLHFLFFRANPNQRVHLILAFATFCFTIMFALSIIDGFTGTLTQKSLLDAGQVLNIHLGFGLLLAAVYTYLKRRHGWFFYLIIVLLAVSFGHQCFIGPLQNGQFSVPFLLVLIDYIRVSWLGKRHGGTNDKLPWNSLRFSFFALLMLILAGIIMGAIESFIGLGDNAFILAFVVLIFVFAVFLGIPVGLSLSLVQDYTHTYKSMRLNLEEVQKLSAKTLAQEQEKQQILATQNETLERQVSERTAELNQSLETLKATQAQLIQKEKMASLGELTAGVAHEIQNPLNFVNNFSEVSVELLDELLEEREKAPEQQDLELEKEIFSDLRRNLQKITHHGQRAGSIVRSMLAHSRTSSGQMEPTNLNALTDEYLRLAYHGQRAAQPSFNCQLITDFSSDIPTLTLAAQDMGRVLLNLYTNAFYALHQKQQTTAVPYEPTLWVSTAVKEGKSVEIRIRDNGPGIPEAILQKVFQPFFTTKPTGEGTGLGLSLSYDIVTKAHQGSLEVTSTEGEGTEFVITLPVK is encoded by the coding sequence ATGAAAAAATACTGTACATTATTTCTTCTTTTACTGCCATTTTTTTCCCAGAGTCAACAGGTCGGAATCAACATTCAAAGGGGAGAATTCTTTTTTAAGAACGACCGGTGGAAATTCAGGGCAGGAGATTCATTGGAATGGGCAAAACCGGAATACAATGATGGTCATTGGCAAAAAGCAGGCCTTTCATTACGGGATAATAAAGCCCTTTGGCAAGCACAAAAAGGCTGGTTTCGGCTGCAATTCAGCTTTTCGCAAACGTCCTTAAAAAAGGACTACAACCTGATTTTAAAACAATTCGGCCAATCTGAATTGTATGTAGACGGACAATTGGTTGCCTCTGCCAAAGCCTCCGACCCGCAGGATTCTACGTCGCAGGTTAAGTTGATGCAAATTCCGTTTAACATCAAAGATACCAATACTCACGTCATAGCCCTGCGATATTCGTTTCGCTCCTCCCCCCTCTACTACGCTTCCACCGATCAGGAAGCGTTTAAGATTTGGCTTGAACCGTCTCATCAGTCAATGATTAACCAACTCGTTAACACTGCGTGGAATGCGGGTGTTGGAAGTATGTTGGCCGGCTTGTTTGGCATTCTCTCTCTGCTTCATTTTCTTTTCTTTCGCGCCAACCCCAACCAACGGGTACACCTGATCCTGGCCTTTGCCACTTTTTGCTTTACGATCATGTTTGCCCTAAGTATCATCGATGGATTTACAGGGACCCTTACCCAAAAATCTTTGCTGGATGCAGGGCAGGTCTTAAACATTCATTTGGGCTTCGGTTTATTGCTGGCCGCCGTTTACACCTATTTAAAACGCCGCCATGGTTGGTTCTTTTACCTTATCATTGTCCTGTTGGCGGTCAGTTTTGGGCATCAATGCTTTATTGGCCCCTTACAAAACGGCCAATTTTCCGTTCCTTTTTTACTGGTGCTGATCGATTATATCAGAGTAAGTTGGTTGGGAAAACGGCATGGCGGCACCAACGACAAATTACCCTGGAACTCACTCCGTTTCTCCTTTTTTGCTTTACTGATGTTGATTCTTGCAGGTATCATTATGGGAGCTATTGAGAGCTTCATTGGCTTGGGTGATAATGCCTTTATCTTAGCTTTTGTGGTGCTTATTTTTGTTTTTGCGGTATTTCTGGGTATTCCGGTTGGCCTGTCGCTCTCATTAGTGCAGGATTATACCCACACATATAAATCTATGCGACTGAATCTGGAAGAAGTTCAAAAACTTTCCGCCAAAACACTCGCGCAGGAGCAGGAAAAACAACAGATTCTGGCTACCCAAAACGAAACCCTCGAACGGCAGGTCAGTGAGCGAACCGCCGAATTGAATCAATCGCTCGAAACCCTGAAAGCCACCCAGGCCCAACTCATCCAAAAAGAGAAAATGGCTTCGCTGGGAGAACTCACGGCGGGCGTGGCGCACGAAATCCAAAACCCGCTCAATTTTGTCAATAACTTTTCGGAAGTCTCCGTTGAGCTATTGGATGAGTTGCTGGAAGAAAGAGAAAAAGCCCCGGAACAACAGGACCTTGAACTCGAAAAAGAAATCTTTTCCGACTTGCGCCGGAACCTCCAAAAGATCACCCACCACGGGCAGCGGGCCGGTTCGATCGTGCGCAGTATGCTGGCACACTCGCGCACCTCATCGGGGCAAATGGAGCCGACCAATCTCAACGCATTGACCGACGAATACCTGCGGCTCGCCTACCACGGCCAACGGGCAGCGCAGCCAAGCTTTAACTGTCAGCTGATCACCGATTTTAGCTCCGACATTCCAACGCTCACCCTTGCCGCACAGGACATGGGACGAGTATTGCTTAATCTTTACACCAACGCATTTTATGCGCTTCATCAAAAACAACAAACGACCGCTGTTCCGTACGAGCCTACGCTTTGGGTAAGTACCGCAGTAAAAGAGGGTAAATCCGTTGAAATACGCATTCGCGACAATGGCCCGGGTATTCCGGAGGCCATCCTCCAAAAAGTTTTTCAACCGTTTTTTACCACCAAACCTACAGGAGAAGGCACAGGACTTGGGCTGTCGCTGTCGTATGATATTGTGACCAAAGCCCATCAGGGCTCGCTGGAGGTGACAAGTACCGAAGGCGAAGGGACAGAGTTTGTCATTACGTTGCCGGTCAAATGA
- a CDS encoding sodium-translocating pyrophosphatase — protein sequence MNNIVYLVPAFGVLGLLYTAWRFSWVSNQPAGDANMQKLSGYIADGAIAFLKAEWKILAYFAIPTAVLLFWLGSDEGTPENPIHSSPLIAVAFLIGALLSATAGYIGMKVATKANVRTAQAARTSLAKALEVSFTGGSVMGMGVAGLAVLGLGGLFILFYNIFAAGQPLTSNEMKTAIEVLAGFSLGAESIALFARVGGGIYTKAADVGADLVGKVEAGIPEDDVRNPATIADNVGDNVGDVAGMGADLFGSYVATILATMVLGQEISVTDNYGGFSPVLLPMLIAGVGLLASLVSTFFVRIKGETSSVQNALNIGNWASIVITFVASYFLVKNILPETLNLRGFEFTSNGVFLAIVVGLVVGALMSYITEYYTAMGKRPVLSIIEKSGTGHATNIIGGLAVGMESTVLPIITLAAGIILSYKFAGLYGVSIAAAGMMATTAMQLAIDAFGPIADNAGGIAEMSQLPPEVRERTDNLDAVGNTTAATGKGFAIASAALTSLALFAAFVGIAGITQIDIYKADVLAGLFVGGMIPFIFSALCISAVGKAAMEMVNEVRRQFREIPGIMEYKTEPEYEKCVAISTEASIKQMILPGAIALITPVLVGFTMGPEVLGGLLAGVTVSGVLMGIFQSNAGGAWDNAKKSFEKGVMIDGQMYFKKSEPHKASVTGDTVGDPFKDTSGPSMNILIKLMSIVSLVIAPYIAVKGLHAEAAKQTIEVNVTKENNSGTITSAATLKLDNGLELNIAANGNPVEVGLIDFIRSDKAVDKTTWFDFDRLLFETGKSTLKPESQEQLKNVAEILKAFPAVNIKLGGYTDNTGDANANLKLSGDRAAAVESELVAMGIDNNRIDSEGYGDQYPVASNDTEEGRAQNRRISVRVTKK from the coding sequence ATGAATAATATCGTTTATCTCGTTCCTGCTTTTGGTGTTCTGGGGCTATTGTACACGGCCTGGCGTTTCAGCTGGGTATCAAACCAGCCTGCCGGTGACGCAAACATGCAAAAACTCTCGGGCTACATTGCCGACGGAGCCATTGCTTTCTTAAAAGCCGAGTGGAAAATCCTGGCTTATTTCGCCATTCCAACGGCCGTTTTATTATTTTGGTTAGGTTCTGATGAAGGTACGCCCGAGAACCCTATCCATTCATCCCCCCTTATTGCCGTTGCTTTTTTGATTGGAGCTCTATTGTCGGCAACTGCCGGGTACATCGGTATGAAAGTCGCCACCAAAGCCAACGTCCGTACCGCGCAGGCCGCCCGTACGTCGCTGGCGAAGGCCCTTGAAGTTTCATTCACGGGCGGTTCCGTGATGGGAATGGGAGTGGCCGGATTGGCTGTTCTGGGCTTAGGGGGCCTTTTTATCCTCTTTTATAACATCTTTGCTGCCGGACAACCCCTTACTTCCAACGAAATGAAAACTGCCATCGAAGTATTGGCCGGGTTTTCGTTGGGTGCCGAATCCATTGCGCTTTTTGCCCGTGTAGGGGGCGGTATCTATACCAAAGCGGCCGACGTAGGTGCTGACCTTGTGGGGAAAGTGGAAGCCGGTATTCCCGAAGACGACGTTCGTAACCCTGCCACCATCGCCGACAACGTGGGTGATAACGTAGGTGACGTAGCGGGTATGGGAGCCGACTTGTTTGGCTCATATGTAGCCACCATTTTAGCTACCATGGTATTGGGTCAGGAAATTAGCGTAACCGACAACTATGGCGGTTTCTCTCCTGTGTTGCTTCCCATGCTGATCGCGGGTGTAGGCCTGTTGGCCTCGTTGGTTTCGACCTTCTTTGTTCGTATCAAAGGTGAAACTTCTTCAGTACAAAACGCGCTCAATATTGGAAACTGGGCTTCAATTGTGATCACGTTTGTCGCTTCTTATTTCTTAGTAAAAAATATTTTACCCGAAACCTTAAACCTTCGCGGTTTTGAATTTACGTCCAATGGCGTTTTCTTAGCGATTGTAGTAGGTTTGGTCGTGGGTGCATTAATGTCATACATTACTGAGTACTATACCGCCATGGGTAAGCGCCCGGTTCTTTCGATCATTGAAAAATCAGGCACCGGACATGCTACCAACATCATCGGCGGTTTGGCCGTGGGAATGGAATCTACCGTGTTGCCTATTATCACATTAGCGGCCGGCATTATTCTGTCTTACAAATTCGCAGGTCTTTATGGTGTGTCCATCGCTGCTGCAGGTATGATGGCCACTACAGCGATGCAGTTGGCCATTGACGCTTTCGGACCGATTGCCGATAATGCGGGCGGTATCGCTGAAATGTCACAATTGCCTCCGGAAGTACGTGAGCGTACCGACAATCTGGATGCCGTGGGTAATACCACTGCCGCTACCGGAAAAGGTTTTGCGATCGCTTCCGCAGCGTTGACTTCGTTGGCCCTGTTTGCCGCTTTCGTAGGAATTGCGGGCATTACCCAAATTGATATTTACAAAGCCGATGTATTGGCCGGCTTGTTCGTGGGCGGTATGATTCCGTTTATTTTCAGTGCGTTGTGTATCTCGGCGGTAGGTAAAGCGGCCATGGAAATGGTGAACGAAGTACGTCGTCAGTTCCGTGAGATTCCGGGTATCATGGAGTACAAAACCGAGCCTGAATACGAAAAGTGTGTAGCGATCTCTACCGAGGCATCTATCAAACAAATGATTCTGCCGGGAGCGATTGCGTTGATTACTCCCGTACTTGTCGGCTTTACGATGGGTCCTGAAGTACTGGGCGGTTTGTTGGCCGGGGTAACGGTTTCCGGTGTATTGATGGGTATTTTCCAATCAAACGCCGGCGGTGCGTGGGACAATGCTAAAAAATCCTTCGAAAAAGGGGTGATGATCGACGGTCAAATGTACTTCAAAAAATCAGAGCCGCACAAGGCTTCCGTAACGGGAGATACCGTAGGGGATCCGTTCAAAGATACGTCCGGTCCTTCGATGAACATTTTGATTAAATTGATGTCGATCGTATCATTGGTTATTGCGCCTTACATCGCGGTAAAAGGATTGCATGCCGAGGCGGCCAAGCAAACCATCGAAGTAAACGTAACGAAAGAAAACAACAGCGGTACCATTACAAGTGCCGCTACGCTGAAATTGGACAATGGCCTGGAGCTCAACATTGCGGCCAATGGCAATCCGGTCGAAGTGGGCCTGATCGACTTTATTCGTTCCGACAAAGCCGTTGACAAAACCACGTGGTTTGATTTTGACCGTTTGTTGTTTGAAACAGGGAAGTCAACCTTGAAGCCGGAGTCGCAGGAGCAGTTGAAAAACGTGGCGGAGATCCTCAAAGCTTTTCCGGCGGTAAACATCAAACTGGGCGGCTATACCGACAATACCGGTGATGCCAACGCCAACCTAAAACTCTCCGGCGACCGCGCAGCGGCTGTTGAATCGGAACTGGTAGCGATGGGTATCGACAACAACCGGATCGACTCGGAAGGTTACGGCGACCAATATCCGGTGGCTTCCAATGACACCGAAGAAGGACGTGCTCAAAACCGTCGTATTTCGGTTCGGGTAACGAAGAAATAG
- a CDS encoding transmembrane 220 family protein: MNLTKIISLLFALLFVYFVVVQYNDPDPQLWMPIYGMAVAACLSIYFAKAPRSYVFLVMAVAYFFASYQQWPPQYEGVFWGEMKMRSINIELARESLGLSVCGFAMLVMAYLRGK, from the coding sequence ATGAACCTAACTAAAATTATTTCGCTGCTGTTTGCCCTTTTATTCGTCTATTTTGTGGTTGTTCAATACAATGACCCCGATCCGCAGCTATGGATGCCCATTTACGGAATGGCCGTAGCGGCCTGCCTGAGCATTTATTTTGCCAAAGCACCCCGCTCGTACGTATTTTTAGTCATGGCTGTCGCGTATTTTTTTGCTTCCTACCAACAGTGGCCTCCGCAGTACGAAGGTGTTTTTTGGGGAGAAATGAAAATGCGCAGCATCAACATCGAACTCGCTCGTGAGTCGCTGGGACTGTCGGTTTGCGGGTTTGCCATGCTGGTTATGGCATATTTGCGCGGTAAATGA
- a CDS encoding polyprenyl synthetase family protein has product MSLSIKDIQAPISAEMDAFERKFRQFMKSEVMLLDQIMNYIVRRKGKQLRPMFVFLTAGISGSITEATYRGAALIELLHTATLVHDDVVDDSNYRRGFFSVNALWKNKIAVLVGDYLLSRGLLLSVDNQDFKLLQIVSNAVREMSEGELLQLAKARRLDITEEVYFEIIRQKTASLISSCCGVGASSAGAPAELVDKMRLFGEKVGLAFQIKDDLFDFGVAEVGKPLGIDIKEKKMTLPLIYALRQSNWTTKRHIINIIKNHSDKPQKVAEVIQFVRDSGGIQYATQAMQKLVEEAKVLLHSFPESTYRASLEGLVQYTIDRSK; this is encoded by the coding sequence ATGTCTCTTTCCATTAAAGATATTCAAGCCCCCATTTCGGCAGAAATGGACGCCTTTGAGCGAAAATTTCGCCAATTTATGAAAAGTGAGGTCATGCTTCTCGACCAGATCATGAATTACATCGTACGCCGAAAAGGGAAGCAGCTGCGACCGATGTTTGTTTTTTTAACAGCAGGTATCAGCGGCAGCATCACAGAAGCGACCTATCGCGGTGCGGCCCTTATTGAATTGCTGCACACGGCCACGCTCGTACACGACGATGTAGTCGATGACTCCAATTATCGCCGGGGCTTTTTTTCGGTCAATGCGCTTTGGAAAAACAAAATTGCGGTCTTGGTCGGTGATTATCTTTTGTCAAGAGGGCTGCTTCTTTCCGTTGATAATCAAGATTTTAAACTGCTGCAAATTGTCTCCAACGCAGTCCGGGAAATGAGCGAAGGCGAATTGCTTCAATTGGCAAAAGCCCGTCGATTAGACATCACCGAAGAAGTTTACTTTGAAATCATTCGCCAAAAAACAGCCTCCCTGATTTCTTCCTGCTGCGGAGTTGGAGCCAGTTCTGCCGGAGCACCCGCAGAACTGGTAGATAAAATGCGTCTTTTTGGCGAAAAAGTAGGGCTGGCCTTTCAAATCAAAGATGATCTGTTTGATTTTGGTGTGGCCGAAGTGGGCAAACCACTGGGCATCGACATCAAGGAGAAAAAAATGACCCTCCCATTGATTTACGCCTTACGGCAATCCAACTGGACCACTAAACGGCACATTATCAATATCATCAAAAATCACAGCGACAAGCCCCAAAAAGTAGCGGAAGTGATTCAATTTGTGCGCGATTCGGGCGGCATTCAATACGCTACCCAAGCCATGCAAAAGTTGGTGGAAGAAGCCAAAGTTCTTCTGCACTCATTTCCCGAATCCACCTACCGTGCGTCGTTGGAAGGGTTGGTTCAGTACACGATCGACCGCAGTAAATAA
- a CDS encoding patatin-like phospholipase family protein yields MKALVLGGGSLKGAFQVGVIQAVLESGFEPEMIYGISAGSLNAGFLVNEAGKHFIEKKKIDWPAISRQLIKFWIKNITRPEDIALIRSRFSLGIDTLMSRFDGLLDTTPLHTLIRNNLDEFILKNSPVKLKVGAVDIVSGKMVYATPEDESFLEYVIASSSLPTLMPVIHIKGQRRTAYLDGGLRVVAPLKAALEDGATEIVCIACHAEHIYNEPVNYRNLLQLLDRVKDINVNQIVNSDIAWGQTYVEKEGLKGRSLKLSVLRPHEPLDLDMLKFNSDDIVRLIVQGYKTGFEYIQENGLPILKDTKGPAEKGKKETDAYFDSQFE; encoded by the coding sequence ATGAAGGCATTGGTACTCGGAGGCGGGTCGCTAAAGGGCGCTTTTCAAGTGGGCGTAATTCAGGCAGTATTGGAAAGCGGATTTGAACCCGAAATGATTTACGGTATTTCGGCCGGCAGTTTGAATGCCGGCTTTCTGGTCAATGAAGCCGGAAAGCACTTTATTGAAAAAAAGAAAATTGACTGGCCGGCCATCAGTCGTCAATTGATCAAGTTCTGGATCAAAAACATCACTCGCCCGGAAGACATTGCCTTGATACGGTCGCGTTTTTCGCTGGGCATCGATACCCTGATGAGTCGCTTTGATGGTCTCTTGGATACCACACCGCTGCACACGCTGATTCGTAATAATCTCGACGAATTTATCCTGAAAAACAGCCCCGTTAAGCTCAAAGTCGGGGCTGTGGATATAGTGAGCGGCAAAATGGTCTATGCCACACCGGAAGATGAAAGTTTTCTGGAATACGTCATCGCCAGTAGTTCATTGCCTACGCTGATGCCGGTCATCCATATTAAAGGGCAGCGTCGGACGGCTTATCTGGATGGCGGGCTTAGGGTGGTAGCGCCGCTCAAAGCCGCCCTCGAAGATGGCGCCACCGAGATCGTTTGCATCGCCTGCCATGCCGAACACATTTATAATGAGCCGGTCAACTATCGAAATTTACTGCAATTGCTGGACCGGGTGAAAGATATAAACGTCAATCAGATCGTAAACAGTGATATTGCCTGGGGACAGACCTACGTTGAAAAAGAAGGGCTCAAAGGGCGTTCCTTAAAATTGTCGGTGTTGCGCCCGCACGAGCCGTTGGATCTGGATATGCTGAAATTTAACTCCGACGATATTGTACGTCTGATCGTACAAGGCTATAAGACCGGCTTTGAATACATTCAGGAAAATGGCTTACCCATTCTAAAAGATACCAAAGGGCCTGCTGAAAAAGGCAAAAAAGAGACCGATGCTTATTTTGACAGTCAGTTTGAATAA
- a CDS encoding GNAT family N-acetyltransferase: MNIRIRKGTAADVPQVFELVRELALYEKAPEQVTNTPEMMLHDGFGPEPLFGLFVAERDERVVGISLYYYRYSTWKGKRLYLEDIVVTESMRGFGLGKQLFDATVEEAKNTQCTGMMWQVLDWNEPAIQFYKKYGTRFDEGWINCHLDF; this comes from the coding sequence ATGAATATTCGCATTCGTAAAGGGACCGCTGCCGATGTCCCGCAGGTATTTGAGTTAGTCCGAGAACTTGCTTTGTACGAAAAAGCCCCCGAGCAGGTCACCAACACCCCCGAGATGATGTTGCACGACGGGTTTGGGCCGGAGCCTCTTTTCGGGCTTTTTGTAGCGGAAAGGGATGAGCGTGTCGTGGGGATTTCGCTGTACTATTATCGGTATTCTACCTGGAAAGGCAAGCGCCTTTATTTGGAGGATATAGTCGTGACGGAGTCGATGCGCGGCTTTGGGTTAGGCAAACAACTCTTCGATGCTACCGTCGAAGAAGCTAAAAACACGCAGTGTACGGGCATGATGTGGCAGGTACTAGATTGGAACGAGCCGGCCATTCAGTTCTATAAAAAATACGGCACCCGTTTTGACGAAGGGTGGATCAATTGTCACCTGGATTTTTGA
- a CDS encoding SGNH/GDSL hydrolase family protein: MKSVHTKASKLCYSPFLRTAVFLFFLQSSAIARGPKPFPKKIHRIVFIGNSITYGGQYITDIEAYLIAHYPKRHFEFINVGLPSETVSGLSEPDHAGGRFPRPNLRERLERVLAQTKPDFVFASYGMNDGIYLPLEEERFRRFREGITWLHNRIVQLGVPIVHLTPPVYDELNGKNVGYAAVLDVYSEWLLSQRKQAKWEVADVHFPMKRYLEEHRRLQPDFALAKDGVHPGDLGHWLMAKQVLIYLGEKNLENIEDVKATLADHPNGEAILKLVAERQQLMKDAWLTSTGHQRPEMKVGMPMEEARTKAAEIEKQLSVLRKEKRQ; the protein is encoded by the coding sequence ATGAAATCAGTGCACACTAAGGCATCCAAACTGTGCTATTCGCCATTCCTGCGCACGGCCGTTTTTCTTTTCTTCCTTCAATCTTCCGCAATTGCCCGGGGTCCAAAACCTTTTCCAAAAAAAATCCATCGCATCGTTTTTATAGGCAACAGCATTACGTACGGTGGTCAATACATCACTGACATTGAAGCCTACCTCATAGCACACTACCCCAAACGACATTTTGAATTTATCAATGTGGGGTTACCCAGCGAAACCGTCTCGGGACTTTCAGAGCCCGACCATGCCGGCGGACGGTTTCCGCGCCCGAACCTGCGCGAGCGCCTGGAAAGAGTTCTGGCGCAAACCAAACCCGATTTTGTGTTTGCGTCTTACGGCATGAACGATGGCATTTATCTGCCTCTGGAGGAAGAACGATTCCGTCGTTTTCGGGAGGGAATCACTTGGCTGCACAACAGAATCGTGCAGTTGGGCGTACCGATCGTTCATCTTACACCGCCCGTGTATGACGAGCTCAACGGTAAAAATGTCGGGTACGCCGCCGTGCTCGATGTGTATTCGGAATGGCTGTTGAGCCAACGCAAGCAGGCAAAATGGGAAGTTGCAGACGTTCATTTTCCCATGAAACGCTATTTGGAAGAGCACCGCCGGCTGCAGCCGGATTTTGCGTTGGCCAAAGACGGCGTTCACCCCGGAGATTTGGGACACTGGCTGATGGCCAAGCAAGTATTAATATATCTGGGAGAGAAGAATTTAGAGAATATTGAGGATGTAAAGGCCACCTTGGCCGACCACCCCAACGGTGAGGCCATTTTAAAACTCGTGGCAGAGCGCCAGCAGCTGATGAAAGATGCCTGGCTTACTTCCACCGGCCACCAACGTCCGGAAATGAAGGTGGGGATGCCGATGGAAGAAGCCCGGACAAAAGCAGCCGAAATCGAAAAACAGCTGAGCGTATTGCGGAAAGAAAAACGTCAATAA